One genomic region from Candidatus Eisenbacteria bacterium encodes:
- a CDS encoding dihydroorotase, which translates to MSRALLLAGGRVLDPFRSADEAADVRIENGRIAAVGPGLPVAGAEVMDCAGMWVLPGCFDMHVHLRQPGRSDEETVQTGLAAAARGGFTDVACMPNTNPPLDHPFLVLALLEQARRAGTCRLHPVVAATSGRRGEAPSDLPALFAAGAVAASDDGDPVRSAGAARKVLEWLSSEGRTLIEHAEDEALSGGGVMHEGRVSLELGRAGIPAASEELCVERDIVLSRLTGGRIHFAHVSTASAVAAIRRARAEGLPITGETAPHYLWFTDEDTRVHDGTFRVNPPLRSLEHQEALFEALGDGTLTALATDHAPHSSEEKARPFGEAPPGFVGLETALASSHTALVESGRLSPLVWAWLWARGPREALGLPPAPIAAGASADLAVFDPRARWTVRGADFASRCRNTPFEGLEMTGKPVLTLLEGRPTHSDLPSAAGARS; encoded by the coding sequence GTGAGTCGGGCGCTGCTGCTGGCCGGCGGGCGGGTGCTGGATCCATTCCGCAGCGCCGACGAGGCGGCCGACGTGCGCATCGAGAACGGCCGCATCGCCGCGGTGGGCCCGGGCCTTCCAGTCGCGGGCGCGGAGGTGATGGACTGCGCCGGGATGTGGGTGCTGCCCGGCTGCTTCGACATGCACGTGCACCTGCGCCAGCCGGGCCGCAGCGACGAGGAGACGGTGCAGACCGGCCTGGCCGCCGCGGCGCGCGGCGGCTTTACCGACGTCGCCTGCATGCCCAACACCAACCCGCCGCTCGACCATCCCTTCCTGGTGCTGGCGCTCCTGGAGCAGGCGCGCCGCGCGGGCACCTGCCGGCTGCACCCCGTGGTGGCCGCCACCTCCGGCCGCAGGGGCGAGGCGCCCTCGGACCTGCCGGCGCTGTTCGCCGCGGGCGCGGTGGCAGCCAGTGACGACGGCGACCCGGTGCGCAGCGCGGGCGCGGCGCGCAAGGTGCTGGAGTGGCTGTCCTCCGAGGGCCGCACGCTCATCGAGCACGCCGAGGACGAGGCGCTCTCGGGCGGGGGCGTGATGCACGAGGGCCGCGTGTCGCTGGAACTGGGGCGCGCGGGCATTCCCGCGGCCTCCGAGGAGTTGTGCGTGGAGCGCGACATCGTGCTCTCGCGGCTCACCGGCGGGCGGATCCACTTCGCGCACGTGTCCACCGCCAGCGCGGTGGCCGCCATCCGCCGCGCGCGCGCGGAGGGGCTGCCCATCACCGGCGAGACCGCGCCGCACTATCTGTGGTTCACCGACGAGGACACCCGCGTGCACGACGGCACCTTCCGCGTGAACCCGCCGCTGCGCAGCCTGGAGCACCAGGAGGCGCTGTTCGAGGCGCTGGGCGACGGCACGCTCACCGCGCTGGCCACCGACCACGCGCCGCACTCCTCCGAGGAGAAGGCGCGCCCGTTCGGCGAGGCCCCGCCGGGCTTCGTGGGGCTGGAGACGGCGCTGGCCTCCAGCCACACCGCGCTGGTGGAGTCCGGGCGGCTCTCGCCCCTGGTGTGGGCGTGGCTGTGGGCGCGCGGGCCGCGCGAGGCGCTGGGCCTGCCGCCCGCGCCGATCGCCGCCGGCGCCTCCGCCGACCTGGCGGTGTTCGACCCCCGCGCGCGCTGGACGGTGCGTGGGGCGGACTTCGCGTCCCGCTGCCGCAACACCCCCTTCGAAGGCCTGGAGATGACCGGCAAGCCGGTGCTGACGCTGCTGGAAGGCCGCCCCACGCACTCGGACCTGCCCTCGGCCGCGGGGGCCCGCTCCTGA
- a CDS encoding aspartate carbamoyltransferase catalytic subunit: protein MASRFASWSEPGLLARRHLTGIRDLTAGQLRLFLDTAREFRTRGFDAHARVAPGRQAALLFYENSTRTRMSFESAVARLGAVALVLNADTSSARKGESLRDTGRVLEAQGIEIIIVRHPDPDASDYLSTQVDIPVVNAGSGTGEHPTQALLDILTLEDALGDLSGKRVVLVGDIEHSRVARSNFFGLRTLGASVVFCGPPTLVSPRWRELGATVTWRLDEALEGAHAVMGLRLQGERIQGDAPASSGTLRARYGLTLEHLRRRPELFVLHPGPVQRGVELTHEVADSRQSRILEQVRNGTFARMAVLALLWRPDLGVAS from the coding sequence ATGGCATCTCGATTCGCGAGCTGGAGTGAGCCGGGGCTCCTCGCGCGCCGCCACCTGACCGGGATCCGCGACCTCACGGCCGGCCAGCTCCGCCTGTTCCTGGATACCGCGCGCGAGTTCCGCACCCGCGGCTTCGACGCCCACGCCCGGGTGGCCCCGGGCCGGCAGGCCGCTCTTCTCTTCTACGAGAACTCCACCCGCACCCGCATGAGCTTCGAGTCGGCGGTGGCGCGCCTGGGCGCCGTGGCCCTGGTCTTGAATGCCGACACTTCCAGCGCGCGCAAGGGCGAGTCGCTGCGCGACACCGGCCGCGTGCTGGAGGCGCAGGGCATCGAGATCATCATCGTGCGCCACCCCGATCCCGACGCGTCGGACTACCTCTCCACCCAGGTGGACATCCCCGTGGTGAACGCGGGCAGCGGCACCGGCGAACACCCCACCCAGGCGCTGCTGGACATCCTGACGCTCGAGGACGCCCTGGGCGACCTCTCGGGCAAGCGGGTGGTGCTGGTGGGGGACATCGAGCACAGCCGCGTGGCCCGCTCCAACTTCTTCGGCCTGCGCACGCTGGGTGCCTCCGTGGTGTTCTGCGGCCCGCCCACGCTGGTCTCACCACGCTGGCGCGAGCTCGGGGCCACGGTCACCTGGCGCCTGGACGAGGCGCTCGAGGGCGCGCACGCGGTGATGGGGTTGCGCCTGCAGGGCGAGCGCATCCAGGGCGACGCGCCGGCCTCCAGCGGCACGCTTCGCGCCCGCTATGGCCTCACGCTGGAGCATCTCAGGCGCCGCCCGGAGCTTTTCGTGCTGCATCCCGGCCCGGTGCAGCGCGGCGTGGAGCTGACCCACGAAGTGGCCGACTCGAGGCAGTCCCGGATCCTGGAGCAGGTGCGCAACGGCACCTTCGCGCGGATGGCGGTGCTGGCGCTGCTGTGGCGCCCGGACCTGGGGGTGGCATCGTGA
- the pyrR gene encoding bifunctional pyr operon transcriptional regulator/uracil phosphoribosyltransferase PyrR: protein MDESLLREKAQIVDAEGLRRALTRISHEIVEKNHGTKDVVLVGIRRRGVHLAKRVREKIKEFEGVELQLGILDITLYRDDLKTVGDQPLVSGTEIPFDLTDRVVVLVDDVLYTGRTVRAALDAIMDVGRPRSIQLAVLVDRGHRELPIRADYVGKNVPTSKKEIIAVKVTEQDGVDGISIRELE, encoded by the coding sequence ATGGACGAGTCCCTGCTCCGTGAAAAGGCGCAGATCGTGGACGCGGAGGGTCTCCGCCGCGCGCTCACCCGCATCTCCCACGAGATCGTGGAGAAGAACCACGGCACCAAGGACGTGGTGCTGGTGGGCATCCGCCGGCGCGGGGTGCACCTGGCCAAGCGGGTTCGCGAGAAGATCAAGGAATTCGAGGGCGTGGAGCTGCAGCTGGGCATCCTCGACATCACCCTCTACCGCGACGACCTGAAGACCGTCGGCGACCAGCCGCTGGTTTCGGGCACCGAGATCCCGTTCGACCTGACCGACCGGGTCGTGGTCCTGGTGGACGACGTGCTCTACACCGGCCGCACGGTCCGCGCCGCGCTCGACGCGATCATGGACGTCGGCCGCCCTCGTTCCATCCAGCTGGCGGTCCTGGTGGACCGCGGCCACCGCGAGCTCCCCATCCGCGCCGACTACGTGGGCAAGAACGTGCCCACCTCCAAGAAGGAGATCATCGCGGTCAAGGTGACCGAGCAGGACGGGGTCGATGGCATCTCGATTCGCGAGCTGGAGTGA